TTAAAAAGTCTTACAGGGTAATCCCCATTTGGGGTCTAGCTTTGCCCGCTAAAAGGATGTTGATATTAGGTCTGTTGACGAAGTTAACTTGAGACCGTTGCAAAATTCCCAAAATGGGGGAAAAGTATTTCCCAATTAATACCGAGTAGCAGCCTAAAATATAATAATGATGAGATTACCACGTCGCTATCGCTCCTCGTAATGACGGATAGGTACGCCCACGCACAGCCCACGCCGTCATTGCGAACCCCCGCAGGGGGTGTGGCAATCTCATCCTTTTTCTATAACATTTTGTTATATTTTTGAACTCAACTTTGGTGTTATAATATTTTTGCAACGGTCTCAAATTGGTTATAGTAGGGTAAACTATGGTAACTGAGGTTTAATTGATTATGGAAATTTATCTGGTGACTCTGATGAGATATGTCTGAGAGTGATAAAAACGTTTATATCTTAGGAGCTGGCTTTTCGAAGGGGTTGGGGTTGCCATTGCAGGATGATTTTCTACAAACAGCACGCACTATATATTTTAAAGACACTGATAAGTATAAGCATTTTAATAATGTTTTTGATTACATAGATAAGTTGTCAAAAATAAGAAACTACGTTTCCATCTCAATGTTTAATCTTGAAAACATCTTTAATTTATTGGAAATGAACTTGTTTTTCACAGAAGGGACAAAACATGAAGAATGTGAACTACGAAAAAAGGATTTTATTAAGCTAATTGCTGATGTGCTGCAAGAACTCACACCGAAGCCATTTAGGGAGCATCCTACAGGTATGACAATACACCCTGGATACCATCACTATGCCGCTTTTTTAAGCCTTTTGTTAAAAGATAAACCGACGTTACATTATGATTCAATAATAACATTCAATTATGACCTCATAGTAGAGGCCTCCTTAAGAATTATTAATTATTATCGAATAAATGACAATCATATTCCTGAGCCTCCAATATCATGTGACTACATGAAGTCTAATGAAAATATACGTGATAAAAGCATCGGAGGATTTGACGTGCCGGTTGATTTAAAAAACACAAATAGTACATTAAGACTAAAATTATTTAAGCTCCACGGCTCTATTAATTGGGAAACCAAAGATGGAGAGACTTTTTTAGTGCCACCGACATGGAACAAATCCGACACTAAAATCAAAGATGTTTGGACAGAGGTTTATAAAGAATTAAGTACTGCAACACGGTTGATAATCATAGGGTACTCTTTTCCAGAGACAGATATTTATGCTAAAAGCTTGTTGGCTTTAGCAATAAATAATAATAAAAACCTGCAAAACATTTATTTTATTAATCCTGATACAAATGAAGTTAAGAAAAGGAGTTTAGATTTTATAGATACTCATTTTATAAAACACACACGGTACAGGGAGATGGATTTCTTCAAATTCGTAGAAGATGAAAGCTGGATTGATGAAAATCTCAAAAGAAGATCTATCAGAAATTGGATGGGGTTTAATAGGTTAAAACGTTTGTTGAATAAGTAACTTACTGGATATATTGGACCGTAACCTGATGATTACAAATGACTTGTGGTTGGAAAGATTTAATCCAGAAAAAAAGATACGTTTTACCCAAAATCATACTGAATTACCTTCAAAGTGACAATCTTTATAAATCTTTTAATCTGATCGTCTGTTTTGAGGGCGGAGCTCTCATTGAAACTTTTTAAGCGGCGGAACGCCGGTTAAAAAATTATCTACCCACAGGCACACCAACATGACTTGAAACCAAACTACCCAATCGCTGCCAAAAAAACCTGGGGTCAAGGGGGCTGGCCTCCTCTTAGGGAAAGTAATAAGGGAAAGGGCTTTGCCCTCTCCCTTATTACTTTCCCTAAGAGGAGGCACTACATCTCCCTAATATGTTAAACTCACACACGGTCTAAAACCATATGAACGACTTAGTTAAACTAATACATGAGATAGCACCGTCAAAAGTGGTGAAACTGATGGAGGTTTGTGGTACGCACACGGTAAGCATATTCAGGCATGGGATAAAAGCGCTTCTCCCAGAACAGATATCGCTGATAAGCGGCCCCGGCTGCCCCGTATGTGTTACAAGTGTTAATGACATTGATGCCGCGATAAGCTTGTCAAAGATGCCAGGAGTGGTGCTTGTCACGTTTGGAGATATGATGCACGTTCCCGGCTCTAATAAAATGTCACTTTATAAGGCACGGGCTCAGGGGGCACGCTCTGAGGTTGTCTATTCACCGCGTGATGCGCTTCAGATTGCCACAAACAACAGCAGTTCCAAAGTCGTGTTTTTTGCAACTGGTTTTGAAACTACATCGCCTCTTATTGCCGCTACCATTGAGGAGGCTATTGAGAGAGGCATCAGTAATTTCTATATCTACAGCGCTCATAAACTGGTTCCTCCGGCTCTCAGCGCTCTGCTAAATTCCCCGGATGTTAATATTGACGGCTTTATCCTCCCCGGCCATGTCAGTGCCATAATCGGCAAAGCGCCGTATGAATTCATAGCGTCAGAGTATGCCAAGCCCGGAGTAATAACAGGCTTTAACGCCGATGAAATCCTCATGGGTATATACATGCTGCTTGTGCAGATTGCAGAAAAGAACGCTCAGATTCAAATCCAGTACTCTAAAGTTGTAAGACCTGAAGGGAACCCTAAAGCGGTTTCTATGATTGCAAAATATTTTGATGTATCTGAAGCGTACTGGCGGGGGATTGGCTTGATTCCCCAAAGCGGATTAACACTCAAAGATGCCTATTCACACTTCGATGTTAAGAAAACCTTTCCGATAGATGTTAAAGCTGACACTGCCGACTCAAGCGCCTGCATGTGCGGGTATGTTTTAAGGGGAATTAAGACGCCTCCACAGTGTGCGCTTTTTGGTAAGGGTTGCCGACCCGAAAATCCGGTTGGAGCTTGTATGGTGAGCTCTGAGGGCAGTTGTGCCGCTTATTACCGGTACGGAGGACTGACTCATGGATAGAATTTTACTTGGCCACGGCGGCGGTGGAAAGCTTATGCACGAGCTTATAGAAAAGCACTTTGTACCGGCTTTCGATTTAGGACAGATGACT
This region of Nitrospirota bacterium genomic DNA includes:
- a CDS encoding SIR2 family protein, whose translation is MSESDKNVYILGAGFSKGLGLPLQDDFLQTARTIYFKDTDKYKHFNNVFDYIDKLSKIRNYVSISMFNLENIFNLLEMNLFFTEGTKHEECELRKKDFIKLIADVLQELTPKPFREHPTGMTIHPGYHHYAAFLSLLLKDKPTLHYDSIITFNYDLIVEASLRIINYYRINDNHIPEPPISCDYMKSNENIRDKSIGGFDVPVDLKNTNSTLRLKLFKLHGSINWETKDGETFLVPPTWNKSDTKIKDVWTEVYKELSTATRLIIIGYSFPETDIYAKSLLALAINNNKNLQNIYFINPDTNEVKKRSLDFIDTHFIKHTRYREMDFFKFVEDESWIDENLKRRSIRNWMGFNRLKRLLNK
- the hypD gene encoding hydrogenase formation protein HypD, which codes for MNDLVKLIHEIAPSKVVKLMEVCGTHTVSIFRHGIKALLPEQISLISGPGCPVCVTSVNDIDAAISLSKMPGVVLVTFGDMMHVPGSNKMSLYKARAQGARSEVVYSPRDALQIATNNSSSKVVFFATGFETTSPLIAATIEEAIERGISNFYIYSAHKLVPPALSALLNSPDVNIDGFILPGHVSAIIGKAPYEFIASEYAKPGVITGFNADEILMGIYMLLVQIAEKNAQIQIQYSKVVRPEGNPKAVSMIAKYFDVSEAYWRGIGLIPQSGLTLKDAYSHFDVKKTFPIDVKADTADSSACMCGYVLRGIKTPPQCALFGKGCRPENPVGACMVSSEGSCAAYYRYGGLTHG